GGTGAAAGTTTTTTTGCGCACAGGTGATATTTCCCGACTCAATGAGATCAACGACTCCGTCCGAAAACATTTCAGTGTGTATTCCAAGATCCTTTTTATCCTTTAAGAAGCTCAGGACCGCATCCGGAAGCGCGCCAATCCCAAGTTGCAAGCAATCGCCGTCTTTAATCAAGGTTGCACAATATGCCCCGATCTTATTATCCTCTTCGGTTTTCTTGGGAGGATTAAGAACGATAGGCTTGGACTGTGTTTCCACGATATAATCAATTTTTGAAATATGAATGCATGAGTCCCCCCGGGTACGCGGCATGTTCGATGAGATTTCAGCTATTATCATTTTTGAGCTCTCGGCGGCGGGTTTTGAATAATCCACCGAAACGCCGAACGAACAGTATCCCAGCTCGTCGGGCGTCGAGAGCATGCAGAGTGTCACATCCACGGGAAGAATTTTTTCCCTGAAGAGCCGGGGTATCTGACTAAAATGACATGCGGTAAATATCGCGCGCCCCTCGTTGATTGCGCTCCGGCTCGTCGATCCCGCGAAAAGCGAGTTGTGGATAAAATGTTTTTCCATACCCGCCCTGCAATATCCCGAAGGACCCATTGCCACCATGTGGACTATTTCCACATTTTCATAGGCGCTGCAATTTTCAACCATTGCCTTTAGGAGCTCTTCGGGAGAACCGCATGCATGCCCTACCACCACACGATTCCCGGATTTAATATGGCTGACCGCCTCCGCCGCGGTTACCAGTTTATTCCTGTATTCGTTTGCCCATTTTTTCATGGTTATCCTCCACGTTTTATTGGATTATCAACGGCTCCAATTCTCCCCTAATCGCGACTGCGACCGCCGCCTCGTCCTCGTGCCCATCTATTACCAGGATGCGCTCCCCCCCGATCTCCGTCCTGTCGTTACACGCAATTCTGCATCCGACGACGACAAGATACAGGTCGGCATCGTTATCAGCGTAGTGCACGAATTCCCAGTTATTCGGGAAAAGGGCGCAAAGACGGTTTACAAAGTCGACCCGATCGTAATGAGGCGAGCACCCGCCGCAGTACTTCAGGCCGATTTTTCGCGCTATTGCTTTTCCTCCGTGATTCCGCTGAGCTGTTTGGCGGTCTTCTGCTTCTGCTTCATGTTTACCTGCCGCGCGATCATGATCCTCTGTGCCTGGGGCGAGCCCGCGCCGTGCATGGATTCCGTAAGGTATCCCACCGCCGCCGTCCCCATGGTTATGTTTTCAATGAGCCTGAGTATCCTGCACCGGTTTTCCGTAGGCACGCCCGACCTGCCCTGGAAATATTTTTTCACCCACGTGCCTGTTAAAGGTGAATTAAAATCCTGCTCCGACGGCAGCGTTACCATGAGGCCCCCCGCGATGTCCTGGGCGATGCGGGCGATTTCGTAGGGAAACCTGGTTATGTTCTGCTTATGGACGTTGGCAAGGAGCGTATTCACATAGTAGGTCCCGGAGGGCTCCTTGTGGCCTTCAGCCGCGCACGCGATGCAGCCGCAATAAAGCGTCTCGTTCAGGTGGTTCATCTCGATCACCTTGTCTTTCACATGGGACGCCTTGTCCGCGCCGTTGTACTCGGCGATGGTCTGGGTGGCGCCGATAAGCACGTCCCCCACGCCCACCTTGCATGCATAGCTCTGCCGGTGATAAGAAGCGAACTGTTCCACCAGCTGCCCGGAGAAGTCCCATTCCTTATACATGAATACCCGCTCCCACGGTACGAACACGTTGTCGAAAACGACGAGCGCCTCATGTCCGCCGAAAACCCGGTTACCGCGGTCTATGGTTCCCGTTTCCAGCTTTCGCGTGTCGCAGGACTGCCTTCCCATTATATAAGATATTCCTTGCGTATCCGAAGGGAGCGCGAAGGCGACCGCGTAATCCCTGTCCTCTTCCCGCATCGAGATGGTCGGCATCACGATGATTTCATGCGAGTTCACTGCCCCGGTCTGGTGCGCCTTCGCGCCGCGCACGACTATGCCGTCCTTGCGCTCCTCGACCACGTGCAGAAACAGGTCGGGGTCCGCCTGCTGGTGCGGGGCGAGCCCCCTGTCCCCCTTCGGGTCGGTCATCGCACCGTCGCAGACAAGGTCGTTCCCCTGGACATATTCCAGGTATTTCAAAAAGCGCTTGTTGTACTCGGTGCCGTGCTTTTTGTCGGTGTCGAATGTCGTCATCGAGAGGGCGTTCATCGCGTCCATGCCCACGCACCGCTGAAAACAGCAGCCGGTGAGCGATCCGATAAGCCTCCCCATCTTGCTCTTTTTCACCAGGTCGTCGACACTCTGATGTATATGGCAGAAACGATTTATTTTTTTCCCGGTGAGGTGCGACTTCGCCGTCATGATATCTTCATACTCCGGCATTTGGGCCATCGCATAGGTCATGGCGACCGCGTTCATCGACGGCCTGATGATGGGATGATCCACCACGTTCTCCACGCGCTCGCCGAACATGTAAACCACGAGCTTGAGCCTTCGCAGGCTCTCTTCATATTCCTGCGCGGTTTTCAATGTGCCTGCTGTTTTTTCCATAACTCACCTCATTCGCCATTATTAAAATCCATTCACGTGTTACCTCGAGAGAATCCAACGGACTTCCTCCGGCCCGGCCATGAAAATCCGATCAACGGGAGCGTGCGTCGTTTTCATGACCATGCCGCAAAAAGCCCTGACCCTGCTCCATTTCACATCCGACGTCCCCGGCACTCCTTGAAAAGGACCCGGAAGGGGCATGAATGGCATTGTGGCTCTCATGTGTTTATCCATGCCACCATGCCCGTTTCCGGTCAGGTTACTACATAAGGCGTTCAAAGATAGAAAATGGCTTCTTTCTCCTCTTTGATTAGATTTTGAATTCCTTAGCCCCCACCGGTTTGTCTTTCCAGTACGTGGGATCGTGCGACGGCACAATCTCAACCGACGGATGCAACCATTTCATGACCTTGAACACATACAATCCCTGGAGAGACTGAGGGAGATCCCACGCCAGTCCGGGCGGGATAGCCTCGATCATATTCTCGAGGGTGTAGTTAGCGTCGCTGCAAAAGATGAACGACTTCCCACCCGCTTTCACCATCATCGATTCATGGCCGGGAGTATGTCCGGGAGTGGGGAATACAACCACACTCTGGTCCCCAAAGACATCGAATATGCCTTCTATGGTTTTGATATTGAGCTCGCTCATTTTGTCCCAATCGCCGGGGATGTACGCGGTTTTCTTCCCCGTCGCTTTGAACTTTTCAAGTTCGGCTTTTACATTCTCGAGTTCTTTCTTTTGCATATAAATTGGGACCTTGGTACCTGCGAAGTTGTCGACAGCACCGGCATGATCAAGATGTCCGTGGCTCAGCACTACGAGCTTGATATCTTTTGGCTCGATCCCGAGTTCTTTCTTGATCTGGACCTTGAATTCTTCGTAATCCTTCATGACGGGCGTGTAGGCTTTTACGACCGGTTCCGACCAATAGCCTATCGGGTCCTTTGCCACCATGGCATTGTTTCCCAGGTCAAAGGCCACCCAGTCGCTGTTATGCTTGACCAGGAAAAATGTAACCGGGATATCCATGGGCGTGCCCACCCTGGTATCCTTAAGCATATACTGCGTCTGAGTTTTAAGAACGCCGCACTTGAATGCGTAGACCTTTACATCCGCAGTGCCGCACCTTGAAACCGTCCCGATACCTACCAGTACCACGGTAAGCAGGGAACCCAGAAGCAAAGCTTTTCTTCGTGTGATCATACTCCCCCCTTATTGAAGATTTATTGAATAATGTAATGCCGTCTTCATCCGCTCACCGGATGACCATCCACGCATGCTCCGTTAGAACGAATAGTTCGCGCCGAAATTCGCCCACCAGCGGTACCTGTTGACACCGTCTCCGTTAAATTCGCTGTCCGGCACATACGCGAAATTAAGACCGCCGGAAAAGGATACGGCACCGGCGCTGGTCGCAAGCTTTGTCGAAGCGACTATATCGCTGACTCCTTTTTTATCCATGGACTCCCACTGAAAGTAGGCCGCGGAAAGCCCCAGTCCAAGCGAACTTCCCTTGACCAGCTCAATTGAGTGACCTACGGAAAGTTTAACATAATGATTTTTTCCCTGTTCGCCGGTCGTGGTTACTTTTTTATCCACGAAATAGTCGTAGGTATATGACAGGGTCGGATTCAGAGGCACCGCGGTGACGGTCGCCGAAACAGTCCCTTCATACCAGCTCCAGTCATAACCAAGCTTGTCATCGCAATTATAAAACCAGTAGTACCAACCGCTGACTCCCAAAGTGATGACATCTTTAACGACATATTTGTATGCGGCATTGAAATGCGCCCCCTCGTATGCCACGAGCCCCTTTCCCTGGTCGGGATCATTCATCCGCGTGCTGTCGCCAAAGGTCTCGGCAGCGTACTGTCCCAGGTACATGAAGCTGAGTCCCGTGTCGCCGACGCCGTAGTAGACCCAGGGAAAGAAAACGCCCACGCCGGAACCGAAAAAGTCTACGCCCCTCCAGAAATAATTATTCCAGAAATCCAGGCCGACCGTGACCCCAATGGGTTTGCTTTCTTCCGCATTGGCCGTCCCTGGCATGACACACACTCCGAAGACGAGAACTATGCTTAAAAACAGCAACATGAATCGTTTCATAAAGCCCTCCATCGTTTTAATTAAATTCGGCTTAAAGCGCAACCTGCCGGATTTAGAACCGTCTGGTTGGTAGCGCTTCATTACCCTATATGCATGTTCCGTGCCAAAAGGCCGATGGCGGCATTTTTGCTTTGGATTACCAGTGCGTTGTATAAATAAGGAAATATATTTCCTCTTTAATGGGCTCAAATCGCAACCGCGAAGCATCTTTCCGCTTTTAAGCAGGCAAAATATTAAAGGCGGACAGGTTCTCGGCAGTTCATAATATGAAATTGCCTCTCGTGGGACGGTTTCCCGCGTGCGAGAAAACAATATTACACAGCCCAGACGGGCGATAGTCTCAAATTCGGGCGTTAGACCGCAGGCGGTGTTGCAGTTCGACATCATCGATAAAACACCGGGGGGTTATCACAACAATCATAAACTCAGAATGGATTCATTATTCCCCGGTTTAACCCAGAGGGAACAAGCATATAAGGAAGATTGCTTTAATTTCAGCATCGTCTGATTCGAATCGCTTCATGGGCGCATACTACCGTTCTTTGCACCGCCGCAACGCTCGTTGCTATTTCACAACAGGTTCATTCGATTCGATTGCGGCATGGGTGATTCCATACTTCGCGGCTTTTCTTACGATCGTGGACGCGTTAATTTTCAAATCCTCCGCCATCTGGCGTGTCGTTTTGGATGAAGAATATGCCATCTGCAAGAGCTGCCTTTCAACGCTGGTGATCGCTTCCCTGTAGGGCATGAGTGCGGTGAGAATTATCCCCGGGGATGTTGCATTTCTGCCGCCCCTGAAGGATTGCGGCAGGTCGTCAATGCCGATAAGATCTTTTGCAGAAAGCACCATCAGCCTTTCCACGAGATTTTTCAGTTCACGGATGTTTCCCGGCCACTCGAGCTCCATGCACACATCGACAACCTCCGGAAGTATTCGCTTGGTCATCTTCAGGGTCCGATTAAACATAGAGACAAAATGGGCCACCAGGTAAGGAATGTCATCTTTTCGATCGCGGAGGGGAGGAACTACAAGCGGCACAACATTCAGACGATAATATAAATCGCCGCGGAATTTATTGGCGTTAACCAGCTCGATCAGATTTTTGTTTGTCGCGGCAATCACCCGCACGTCGATTTGCTGCGGCTTCTTGCCCCCAATCCGTGTGACTTCCTGGGCTTCAAGAACCCTGAGCAGCTTCGCCTGAAGATTAAAGGGCATCTCGGCGATTTCGTCGAGGAAGAGGGTTCC
Above is a window of Spirochaetota bacterium DNA encoding:
- a CDS encoding acetyl-CoA hydrolase/transferase family protein translates to MTMKKWANEYRNKLVTAAEAVSHIKSGNRVVVGHACGSPEELLKAMVENCSAYENVEIVHMVAMGPSGYCRAGMEKHFIHNSLFAGSTSRSAINEGRAIFTACHFSQIPRLFREKILPVDVTLCMLSTPDELGYCSFGVSVDYSKPAAESSKMIIAEISSNMPRTRGDSCIHISKIDYIVETQSKPIVLNPPKKTEEDNKIGAYCATLIKDGDCLQLGIGALPDAVLSFLKDKKDLGIHTEMFSDGVVDLIESGNITCAQKNFHPGKMIATFFMGTERLYKFVHDNPMIEMHPVDYTNNPAIIACNDNMVSINSALQVDFTGQVVADTIGYNQYSGSGGQVDFVRGAAWSKGGRSILAFNSTASGGKISKICAHIDEGAVVTTPRTDVHYIVTEYGIADLRGKSVSQRAEALIAVAHPDFREELSRELSGRYAHRVSAKV
- a CDS encoding 4-hydroxybutyryl-CoA dehydratase, producing the protein MEKTAGTLKTAQEYEESLRRLKLVVYMFGERVENVVDHPIIRPSMNAVAMTYAMAQMPEYEDIMTAKSHLTGKKINRFCHIHQSVDDLVKKSKMGRLIGSLTGCCFQRCVGMDAMNALSMTTFDTDKKHGTEYNKRFLKYLEYVQGNDLVCDGAMTDPKGDRGLAPHQQADPDLFLHVVEERKDGIVVRGAKAHQTGAVNSHEIIVMPTISMREEDRDYAVAFALPSDTQGISYIMGRQSCDTRKLETGTIDRGNRVFGGHEALVVFDNVFVPWERVFMYKEWDFSGQLVEQFASYHRQSYACKVGVGDVLIGATQTIAEYNGADKASHVKDKVIEMNHLNETLYCGCIACAAEGHKEPSGTYYVNTLLANVHKQNITRFPYEIARIAQDIAGGLMVTLPSEQDFNSPLTGTWVKKYFQGRSGVPTENRCRILRLIENITMGTAAVGYLTESMHGAGSPQAQRIMIARQVNMKQKQKTAKQLSGITEEKQ
- a CDS encoding N-acyl homoserine lactonase family protein; its protein translation is MITRRKALLLGSLLTVVLVGIGTVSRCGTADVKVYAFKCGVLKTQTQYMLKDTRVGTPMDIPVTFFLVKHNSDWVAFDLGNNAMVAKDPIGYWSEPVVKAYTPVMKDYEEFKVQIKKELGIEPKDIKLVVLSHGHLDHAGAVDNFAGTKVPIYMQKKELENVKAELEKFKATGKKTAYIPGDWDKMSELNIKTIEGIFDVFGDQSVVVFPTPGHTPGHESMMVKAGGKSFIFCSDANYTLENMIEAIPPGLAWDLPQSLQGLYVFKVMKWLHPSVEIVPSHDPTYWKDKPVGAKEFKI